The Saccopteryx leptura isolate mSacLep1 chromosome 2, mSacLep1_pri_phased_curated, whole genome shotgun sequence genome has a window encoding:
- the LOC136391189 gene encoding olfactory receptor 1J4-like, producing MGPENQSSVSEFLLLGLPMHPGQQRGFFTLFLGMYLTTVLGNLLIILLIRLDSRLHTPMYFFLSHLAFSDISLSSVTVPKMLTNMQTRQQSISYMGCIAQMYFFMFFASTDNFLLAVMAYDRYVAICHPLRYTTIMREGLCVLLVAGSWILSCVTALTHTLLLIRLSFCANNTVSHFFCDLAALLKLSCSDISLNELVIFTVGGLFSILPLCIILSSYVHIGTIILRVPSTKRLYRAFSTCGSHLFVVSLYYGTLSGVYFFSSSWDSKDITASVMYTVVTPMLNPFIYSLRNRDIKQALKTCVNRVSMQSGAQ from the coding sequence ATGGGGCCCGAGAACCAGAGCAGCGTGTCCGAGttcctcctcctggggctccccatgcacccagggcagcagcgcGGGTTCTTCACCCTGTTCCTGGGCATGTACCTGACCACGGTGCTGGGCAACCTGCTCATCATCCTGCTCATCAGGCTGGACTCCCGCCTGCACacgcccatgtacttcttcctcagccacttggccttctctgacatttctctgtcATCCGTCACTGTCCCGAAGATGCTCACGAACATGCAGACTCGGCAACAATCCATCTCCTATATGGGTTGCATTGCTCAGatgtattttttcatgttttttgctAGTACTGACAATTTCCTCCTGGCAGTGATGGCATATGACAGGTATGTGGCCATCTGTCACCCTCTACGCTACACCACCATCATGAGAGAGGGGCTGTGTGTGTTGCTGGTGGCTGGCTCCTGGATTTTGTCCTGTGTCACTGCCCTGACACACACCCTCCTGTTGATTCGACTGTCCTTCTGTGCCAACAACACCGtcagccacttcttctgtgacCTCGCTGCGCTCCTGAAGCTGAGCTGCTCTGACATCTCCCTCAATGAGCTGGTCATCTTCACTGTGGGAGGATTGTTTTCAATTCTGCCTTTGTGTATTATTTTAAGCTCCTATGTTCATATAGGGACCATCATCCTGAGGGTCCCCTCCACTAAGAGACTCTATAGAGCCTTTTCTACCTGTGGCTCCCATCTCTTTGTAGTGTCCTTATACTACGGGACACTATCAGGTGtttactttttctcctcctcGTGGGATTCCAAGGACATCACTGCTTCGGTCATGTACACGGTAGTTACCCCCATGCTGAACCCCTTCATCTACAGCCTGAGGAACAGAGACATCAAACAGGCCTTGAAAACGTGCGTTAACAGGGTAAGTATGCAGTCAGGAGCACAGTGA